The following coding sequences are from one Luteimonas sp. S4-F44 window:
- a CDS encoding MFS transporter — MRNPYVDLFAAPGTRGLVLAGALARLPLPMAGIGIITMLAQLRGSYALAGAVSATFVLTYALLSPQISRWVDQYGQHRVLPVATAISVAGFALLIAGAHWPVADWALFPGALLAGCMPSMSAMVRARWTAIYRGQPRLQTAYSLETVLDEVVFIAGPPLSVGLAVVVWPQAGLLATALLLALGTAALVVQRGTEPPAAGQACGDDRSASVIRLTEVRLLALLMLTMGVIVGTVDIVSVAFAGQMGQPAAASLVLSAYAFGSCLAGLLFGAVRVPMPLHRQLLAGGLATAATTLPLLLVDSIGALAGAVFVAGLFFAPTMIVAMSLIERVVPAHRLTEGMTWLLAGLNIGVALGAAASGQVVDHSGTRAGFTMGWVAGAAVLLFALWGSVRLRGCNARTGEMV, encoded by the coding sequence GTGCGCAATCCCTATGTCGACCTGTTCGCCGCGCCCGGCACCCGGGGACTGGTGCTGGCCGGAGCGCTGGCCCGACTCCCGTTGCCGATGGCCGGCATCGGCATCATCACCATGCTGGCGCAACTGCGCGGCAGCTATGCGCTCGCGGGCGCGGTGTCGGCGACGTTCGTGCTGACCTATGCGCTGCTGTCGCCGCAGATCTCGAGGTGGGTGGACCAGTACGGGCAGCACCGCGTCTTGCCGGTCGCGACCGCGATCAGCGTTGCCGGCTTCGCGCTGCTGATCGCAGGCGCCCACTGGCCCGTCGCCGACTGGGCCCTGTTTCCTGGCGCGCTGCTGGCCGGCTGCATGCCGAGCATGTCGGCGATGGTGCGGGCGCGCTGGACGGCGATCTATCGTGGGCAGCCGCGGCTGCAGACCGCGTACTCGCTGGAAACGGTGCTCGACGAGGTCGTCTTCATCGCCGGGCCGCCGCTGTCGGTGGGCCTAGCGGTGGTCGTCTGGCCCCAGGCCGGGCTGCTGGCGACGGCGCTGTTGCTGGCCCTGGGCACGGCGGCTCTGGTCGTGCAGCGCGGCACCGAGCCGCCAGCCGCCGGGCAGGCGTGCGGCGATGATCGTTCGGCATCGGTGATCCGCCTGACTGAGGTGCGGTTGCTGGCGCTGCTGATGCTGACGATGGGCGTCATCGTCGGCACGGTGGATATCGTCAGCGTGGCGTTCGCCGGGCAGATGGGCCAACCCGCTGCCGCGAGCCTGGTGCTGTCGGCCTACGCCTTTGGCTCCTGCCTGGCCGGATTGCTGTTCGGTGCCGTGCGCGTGCCGATGCCGCTGCATCGGCAACTGCTGGCAGGCGGGCTGGCGACGGCCGCGACGACGTTGCCGTTGCTGCTGGTCGACAGCATCGGCGCACTCGCTGGCGCGGTCTTCGTTGCCGGACTCTTCTTCGCACCCACGATGATCGTGGCCATGTCGTTGATCGAGCGGGTGGTGCCCGCGCATCGATTGACCGAAGGCATGACGTGGCTGCTGGCCGGCTTGAATATCGGCGTGGCGCTGGGGGCGGCGGCGTCCGGGCAGGTCGTCGATCACAGCGGCACGCGCGCCGGATTTACCATGGGATGGGTGGCGGGCGCCGCGGTGCTGCTGTTCGCGCTGTGGGGCAGCGTCCGCCTGCGCGGATGCAATGCGCGGACAGGCGAGATGGTCTGA
- a CDS encoding TetR/AcrR family transcriptional regulator produces MARRTRAEMEKTRAALLAAARDAFARHGYAEASMDALTAQADLTRGALYHHFGDKPGLLAAVVAQIDAEMDARLHALSAAADTPWTGLTSRCRAYLEMALEPEIQQVVLRDARVVLGGASAQSQRACIASMQGLLESLMAQGVVATTDPQALAALLHGSLTEAAFWIATGDDDDKARLARSLDALDLLLRGLLRVDQGPRV; encoded by the coding sequence ATGGCGCGCCGCACCCGCGCGGAGATGGAGAAAACCCGAGCGGCCTTGCTGGCCGCCGCCCGCGACGCGTTCGCCCGCCATGGCTATGCCGAGGCGTCGATGGATGCGCTCACCGCTCAGGCCGACCTCACCCGGGGCGCGCTGTACCACCACTTCGGCGACAAGCCGGGCCTGTTGGCCGCCGTGGTCGCGCAGATCGATGCCGAGATGGACGCGCGCCTGCACGCGCTCTCCGCGGCGGCCGACACGCCCTGGACCGGACTCACCAGCCGCTGCCGCGCCTATCTGGAAATGGCCCTGGAGCCGGAGATCCAGCAGGTGGTGCTGCGCGATGCCCGGGTCGTGCTGGGCGGCGCATCGGCACAATCGCAGCGCGCGTGCATCGCATCGATGCAGGGCCTGCTCGAATCGCTGATGGCACAGGGCGTCGTCGCCACGACCGACCCGCAGGCGCTGGCTGCGCTGCTCCACGGCAGCCTGACCGAGGCTGCGTTCTGGATCGCGACTGGCGACGACGACGACAAGGCGCGACTGGCACGGAGTCTCGACGCGCTGGACCTGCTGTTGCGCGGGCTGTTACGCGTCGACCAAGGGCCGAGGGTGTAA
- a CDS encoding PA2169 family four-helix-bundle protein: MTNKSAHTLNDLIAIARDGKDFYEEAAQKVDHAELKTLFSRIAAHKSQLVTDLSAAVQAVGGKPETSGTMVGTLQQFYGKVRAAFGDKEYGYVAELEESEDRLLEAFDEAARDADTPPAARDVVTRLLPEVRATHDELRTRKHALKELKDRG, translated from the coding sequence ATGACCAACAAGTCCGCGCATACGCTCAACGACCTCATCGCGATCGCCCGCGACGGCAAGGATTTCTATGAGGAGGCGGCGCAGAAGGTCGATCACGCCGAACTCAAGACACTGTTTTCGCGCATTGCCGCGCACAAGTCGCAGCTGGTGACCGACCTGAGCGCCGCGGTGCAGGCCGTCGGCGGCAAGCCGGAGACTTCGGGCACGATGGTCGGCACCCTGCAGCAGTTCTACGGCAAGGTCCGCGCCGCGTTCGGCGACAAGGAGTACGGTTATGTCGCCGAGCTGGAAGAGTCGGAAGACCGCCTGCTCGAGGCGTTCGATGAAGCCGCCCGCGATGCCGACACGCCGCCGGCCGCGCGCGATGTCGTGACCCGCCTGTTGCCGGAGGTCCGTGCGACCCATGACGAACTGCGCACCCGCAAGCACGCGCTCAAGGAACTCAAGGATCGCGGCTGA